The following proteins are encoded in a genomic region of Necator americanus strain Aroian chromosome II, whole genome shotgun sequence:
- a CDS encoding hypothetical protein (NECATOR_CHRII.G6360.T1) — translation MLTDFWRKERRQGMARRSDKNCPCSTVLESWGTTSISSERIVILSRGSEKDLTSSGRYVSVKKECW, via the exons ATGCTTACGGATTTTTGGCGCAAAGAGCGGAGGCAAGGAATGGCGAGACGAAGTGACAagaattgcccatgttcgactgtccttgaatcttggg GAACAACGTCAATAAGCAGTGAGAGGATCGTCATATTGTCAAGAGGGAGTGAGAAGGACCTGACATCGTCAGGTCGATACGTCAGCGTAAAAAAG gaatGTTGGTAA
- a CDS encoding hypothetical protein (NECATOR_CHRII.G6361.T1): MKLRKVTKEKYRSDELDKRGNNNRLASLLPATRSFHENLLFMEKDHRWWTCETPIGTIRGEIDFLPTGDIHISADISAVPSFCSDSDHRPLRAEVRLSDLMKSAKEERGPVQR; the protein is encoded by the coding sequence ATGAAACTAAGAAAGGTCACGAAAGAGAAATACAGATCGGACGAGTTGGACAAAAGAGGAAACAACAATCGTCTCGCCAGTTTGCTGCCCGCCACTCGCAGCTTTCATGAGAATCTGCTTTTCATGGAGAAAGATCATCGCTGGTGGACATGTGAAACGCCCATTGGCACGATTCGTGGGGAGATCGACTTCTTGCCAACCGGAGATATCCACATATCGGCTGACATATCGGCAGTTCCATccttttgcagtgattcagatCACCGTCCTCTTCGTGCGGAAGTTCGACTCAGCGACTTGATGAAATCGGCAAAGGAGGAAAGAGGCCCTGTACAACGTTAA
- a CDS encoding hypothetical protein (NECATOR_CHRII.G6362.T1) — translation MDQLTIQDLRAHLFDSIVLPAFCYAAEMWADAAATSRKLLTTHRVLEKSLLKFKRRTQHLAGLRSSDLRGMSRLRDPAEYVSKAKYRWAGHIMRRIGGRWTRRTLEWIPRGAKRPRGRWGDVFATRMDHLRAQLDTAQGPRQRQSRNLRTFWMTMAREQCEWKRCCGPHVQ, via the coding sequence ATGGACCAACTGACGatccaagatcttcgtgcccatctgttcgactcgatagttcttccagcgttctgttacgcagcggagatgTGGGCAGAcgccgctgccacgtctaggaagctacttactacccacagagtcCTTGAGAAGagccttctgaagtttaagcggcgcacacaacacctagccggtcttcgcagctccgacttaagaggaatgtcccgtcttcgcgacccagcggaatatgtatcgaaagcaaaatatagatgggccggtcacatcatgagaagaatcggcGGTAGATGGACTAGAAGAAcactagagtggatcccaagaggcgctaaacgccctcgagggagatggggtgacgtgttcgctacacggatggatcatctgagagctcagctggatacggctcaaggacctcgtcaacgtcaatcacgaaacttgagaacattctggatgacaatggcgagggaacaatgcgagtggaagagatgctgtggcccgcacgtccagtga